The following coding sequences lie in one Globicephala melas chromosome 15, mGloMel1.2, whole genome shotgun sequence genomic window:
- the YWHAB gene encoding 14-3-3 protein beta/alpha, which translates to MTMDKSELVQKAKLAEQAERYDDMAAAMKAVTEQGHELSNEERNLLSVAYKNVVGARRSSWRVISSIEQKTERNEKKQQMGKEYREKIEAELQDICNDVLELLDKYLIPNATQPESKVFYLKMKGDYFRYLSEVASGDNKQTTVSNSQQAYQEAFEISKKEMQPTHPIRLGLALNFSVFYYEILNSPEKACSLAKTAFDEAIAELDTLNEESYKDSTLIMQLLRDNLTLWTSENQGDEGDAGEGEN; encoded by the exons ATGACCATGGATAAAAGTGAGCTGGTACAGAAAGCCAAACTCGCCGAGCAGGCGGAGCGCTACGATGACATGGCTGCGGCCATGAAGGCAGTCACAGAGCAGGGGCACGAGCTCTCCAACGAGGAGAGAAACCTGCTGTCTGTTGCCTACAAGAATGTGGTCGGTGCCCGTCGTTCTTCCTGGCGTGTCATCTCCAGCATCGaacagaaaacagagaggaaTGAGAAGAAGCAGCAGATGGGCAAAGAGTATCGTGAGAAGATCGAGGCAGAGCTGCAGGACATCTGCAACGATGTTCTG GAGCTGTTGGACAAATACCTTATTCCCAATGCTACACAACCAGAAAGTAAGGTGTTCTACTTGAAAATGAAAGGCGATTATTTTAGATATCTTTCTGAGGTGGCATCTGGAGACAATAAACAAa CCACTGTGTCAAACTCCCAGCAGGCTTACCAGGAAGCATTTGAAATTAGTAAGAAAGAAATGCAGCCTACACACCCAATTCGACTGGGCCTGGCGCTTAACTTCTCCGTCTTTTACTATGAGATTCTAAACTCTCCTGAAAAGGCTTGCAGCCTGGCAAAAACG GCATTTGATGAAGCGATTGCTGAATTGGACACACTGAATGAAGAGTCTTACAAAGACAGCACCCTGATCATGCAGTTGCTTAGGGACAATCTCACT cTGTGGACGTCGGAAAACCAGGGAGATGAAGGAGatgctggggagggagagaactAA